One Acidimicrobiales bacterium DNA window includes the following coding sequences:
- a CDS encoding DinB family protein, whose translation MACAGCGFVYESVPADGVAAALRAVGGRYRAVLGGADAAALARRPDPSTWSAVEYTAHVRDVLLVQRDRVIRALVEDRPSFPPMWRDERVALAGYADEPPADVLAGLDLAAALLARVFDRLGPDQLTRPCVYNFPAPADRDVLWVGRHTLHEAEHHRQDAERVLAAVTA comes from the coding sequence GTGGCGTGCGCCGGGTGCGGGTTCGTGTACGAGTCGGTGCCCGCCGACGGGGTCGCCGCCGCCCTGCGCGCCGTCGGCGGCCGGTACCGGGCCGTCCTCGGCGGGGCGGACGCCGCTGCGCTCGCCCGCCGGCCCGACCCGTCGACGTGGTCGGCGGTCGAGTACACGGCCCACGTGCGCGACGTCCTGCTCGTGCAGCGTGACCGGGTGATCCGGGCGCTGGTCGAGGACCGCCCTTCGTTCCCGCCGATGTGGCGGGACGAGCGGGTGGCGCTGGCCGGCTACGCCGACGAGCCGCCGGCCGACGTGCTCGCCGGCCTGGACCTGGCGGCCGCCCTCCTCGCCCGGGTGTTCGACCGCCTCGGCCCCGACCAGCTGACCCGGCCGTGCGTCTACAACTTCCCGGCGCCCGCCGACCGCGACGTCCTCTGGGTCGGTCGCCACACGCTGCACGAGGCCGAACACCACCGCCAGGACGCCGAGCGCGTCCTCGCCGCCGTCACCGCCTGA
- a CDS encoding thioredoxin domain-containing protein, with protein MNRLASETSPYLRQHAGNPVDWWPWGEEAFAEARRRDVPVLLSVGYSACHWCHVMAHESFEDADVAAVMNELFVNVKVDREERPDVDAVYMDAVQAMSGHGGWPMTVFLTPTGEPFFGGTYFPKVGRGGMPAFVDVCRAVHDAWRDRRDEVLGQAGRLTEAVGRMGRLAAGGDLPGRQAVADAEAALLSSFDPRWGGFGGAPKFPQATSIEVLLRAHARSGSERALDAVTTTLDAMASGGIYDHLGGGFARYSVDERWLVPHFEKMLYDQALLVRAYLHAWQLTGEARYLQVVEETVGYVLRDLASPGGGFTSAEDADSEGVEGKFYVWTADEVRSVLGDDLAPAALDWWGVTDEGNFEHGTTILHRPVRGDLRRPPAVEEARRRLYEHRLGRVRPGLDDKVLAEWNALFVSSLAEAGAATGRADWVAAAESAGRFLLSSMRDGSGRWLRSWQGGDARHLAYAADHAALVDAFTRLGEATGRATWITEARAVADALLERFWDDEGGGVFTTAHDAEALVVRPKDLLDNATPSANSLAAVALLRLAALTGEDRYRERAEDVLRLVGAVVTQHPTAFSHLLVAVDLATAGAVEVAVTGDRPDLVAAVQRRYLPNGVLAWGEPYSSPLWEGRSPGLAYVCRDFACRAPADSVERLEAELAAA; from the coding sequence GTGAACCGGCTCGCCTCCGAGACCAGCCCCTACCTGCGCCAGCACGCCGGCAACCCCGTCGACTGGTGGCCCTGGGGCGAGGAGGCGTTCGCCGAGGCCCGCCGGCGCGACGTGCCCGTGCTGCTGTCGGTCGGGTACTCGGCCTGCCACTGGTGCCACGTCATGGCCCACGAGTCCTTCGAGGACGCCGACGTCGCCGCCGTCATGAACGAGCTGTTCGTCAACGTGAAGGTCGACCGGGAGGAGCGGCCCGACGTCGACGCCGTCTACATGGACGCCGTCCAGGCCATGAGCGGGCACGGCGGCTGGCCGATGACCGTGTTTCTCACGCCGACCGGCGAGCCGTTCTTCGGCGGCACGTACTTCCCGAAGGTGGGCCGGGGCGGGATGCCGGCCTTCGTCGACGTGTGCCGGGCCGTGCACGACGCCTGGCGGGATCGCCGCGACGAGGTGCTCGGCCAGGCCGGCCGGTTGACGGAGGCGGTCGGGCGGATGGGCCGGCTGGCCGCCGGCGGCGACCTCCCCGGCCGGCAGGCGGTGGCCGACGCCGAGGCCGCCCTGCTGTCCTCGTTCGACCCCCGCTGGGGCGGGTTCGGCGGCGCGCCGAAGTTCCCGCAGGCGACGTCGATCGAGGTCCTCCTGCGGGCCCACGCCCGGTCCGGGAGCGAGCGGGCGCTCGACGCCGTCACCACCACGCTCGACGCCATGGCGTCCGGCGGCATCTACGACCACCTCGGCGGCGGCTTCGCCCGCTACTCGGTGGACGAGCGCTGGCTCGTGCCCCACTTCGAGAAGATGCTCTACGACCAGGCCCTGCTCGTGCGGGCCTACCTCCACGCCTGGCAGCTGACCGGCGAGGCGCGGTACCTCCAGGTCGTCGAGGAGACCGTCGGCTACGTGCTGCGCGACCTGGCCTCGCCGGGCGGAGGGTTCACGTCCGCCGAGGACGCCGACTCCGAGGGGGTCGAGGGCAAGTTCTACGTGTGGACGGCGGACGAGGTCCGCTCCGTCCTCGGGGACGACCTCGCCCCCGCCGCCCTCGACTGGTGGGGCGTCACCGACGAGGGGAACTTCGAGCACGGGACGACGATCCTGCACCGGCCGGTGCGGGGCGACCTGCGGCGGCCGCCGGCCGTGGAGGAGGCCCGCCGGCGCCTCTACGAGCACCGTCTCGGGCGGGTGCGGCCGGGCCTCGACGACAAGGTGCTGGCCGAGTGGAACGCCCTGTTCGTGTCGTCGCTGGCCGAGGCCGGCGCCGCCACCGGGCGGGCCGACTGGGTCGCCGCCGCCGAGTCGGCGGGGCGCTTCCTGCTGTCGTCGATGCGGGACGGGTCGGGGCGGTGGCTGCGATCGTGGCAGGGCGGCGACGCCCGGCACCTCGCCTACGCCGCCGACCACGCCGCCCTGGTCGACGCGTTCACCCGCCTCGGCGAGGCCACCGGCCGGGCGACGTGGATCACCGAGGCCAGGGCGGTGGCCGACGCCCTGCTCGAGCGGTTCTGGGACGACGAGGGCGGCGGGGTGTTCACGACCGCCCACGACGCCGAGGCGCTCGTCGTGCGGCCGAAGGACCTGCTCGACAACGCCACGCCGTCGGCCAACAGCCTCGCCGCCGTCGCCCTGCTCCGCCTCGCCGCGCTGACCGGCGAGGACCGCTACCGCGAGCGGGCGGAGGACGTCCTCCGCCTCGTCGGCGCCGTCGTCACCCAGCACCCGACGGCGTTCTCCCACCTGCTCGTCGCCGTGGACCTGGCCACCGCCGGCGCCGTGGAGGTCGCGGTCACCGGCGACCGCCCCGACCTCGTCGCCGCCGTCCAGCGGCGGTACCTGCCGAACGGCGTGCTGGCGTGGGGCGAGCCGTACTCGTCGCCGCTGTGGGAGGGTCGGTCCCCCGGTCTGGCCTACGTGTGCCGCGACTTCGCCTGCCGGGCGCCGGCCGACTCCGTCGAGCGCCTCGAAGCGGAGCTCGCCGCCGCCTGA
- a CDS encoding cupredoxin domain-containing protein: MRKFLLPVLVVVLVLAGCGGDDDDGGGETSSNAPVQLEGDVENKGTAEATGDTADLEVEIDDNYFEPTFIKGTPGGTVTVTLHNEGSRPHTFTVDSLGIDEEVSGGDEVEVEVTLPDSGATPFYCRFHRDGGMQGAFFFEEGDSAGAGEDSGSGSGTSTESDDDGGLDY, translated from the coding sequence ATGCGCAAGTTCCTGCTGCCGGTGCTGGTCGTGGTCCTGGTCCTCGCCGGGTGCGGGGGCGACGACGACGACGGGGGCGGCGAGACGTCCTCCAACGCGCCCGTGCAGCTCGAGGGTGACGTCGAGAACAAGGGGACGGCCGAGGCCACCGGTGACACCGCCGACCTCGAGGTCGAGATCGACGACAACTACTTCGAGCCGACGTTCATCAAGGGCACGCCGGGCGGCACCGTGACGGTCACGCTCCACAACGAGGGCAGCCGGCCGCACACGTTCACCGTCGACTCGCTCGGCATCGACGAGGAGGTCTCGGGCGGCGACGAGGTCGAGGTCGAGGTCACCCTCCCCGACAGCGGCGCCACGCCGTTCTACTGCCGGTTCCACCGCGACGGCGGCATGCAGGGGGCGTTCTTCTTCGAGGAGGGCGACTCGGCCGGCGCCGGCGAGGACAGCGGCAGCGGCAGCGGCACGTCGACCGAGAGCGACGACGACGGCGGTCTCGACTACTGA
- a CDS encoding CrcB family protein produces MRALFVAVAGAAGASCRYAIGLAVGVRSFPWATLGINLTGSFLLAALLTAGTERGWSQDVTVPLAVGFLGAYTTFSTFSWEAFTLARTDRVGTAAVYVAASLVGGIVAAAGGYAVARGG; encoded by the coding sequence ATGCGAGCGCTGTTCGTCGCCGTGGCCGGGGCGGCCGGGGCGTCGTGCCGGTACGCCATCGGGCTGGCCGTCGGCGTGCGGTCGTTCCCGTGGGCGACGCTCGGCATCAACCTGACGGGGTCGTTCCTCCTCGCCGCCCTCCTCACCGCCGGCACCGAGCGCGGGTGGTCGCAGGACGTCACCGTCCCGCTCGCCGTCGGCTTCCTCGGCGCCTACACGACGTTCTCGACCTTCTCCTGGGAGGCCTTCACCCTGGCCCGCACCGACCGCGTCGGGACGGCGGCCGTCTACGTGGCCGCCTCCCTGGTCGGCGGCATCGTGGCCGCGGCCGGCGGCTACGCCGTCGCCCGGGGCGGCTGA
- a CDS encoding nitroreductase family protein: MFESKPFEEVVRRRRMVRSFEDGPVEREVVDGMLDLARRAPSAGYSQGTEFLVLDRPEDRDRYWSISFAGEDERERFRWQGLFRAPVLVLPMSNERAYLDRYSEPDKAPAGLQEADAWPVPYWDVDAGMATMVLLLAAVDAGLGALFFGIFGGEAELLQAFGVPAEYRPIGTVAIGHPAEGGPTGSSATRRRRPFDEVVHRGGW; encoded by the coding sequence ATGTTCGAGAGCAAGCCGTTCGAGGAGGTCGTCCGGCGGCGTCGGATGGTGAGGAGCTTCGAGGACGGGCCGGTCGAGCGCGAGGTCGTCGACGGCATGCTCGACCTGGCCCGGCGGGCGCCGTCGGCCGGCTACAGCCAGGGCACGGAGTTCCTCGTCCTCGACCGGCCCGAGGACCGGGACCGGTACTGGTCGATCAGCTTCGCCGGCGAGGACGAGCGGGAGCGGTTCCGGTGGCAGGGCCTGTTCCGGGCGCCCGTGCTCGTGCTCCCGATGTCGAACGAGCGGGCCTACCTCGACCGGTACTCGGAGCCCGACAAGGCGCCCGCCGGGCTCCAGGAGGCCGACGCCTGGCCCGTGCCGTACTGGGACGTCGACGCCGGGATGGCGACGATGGTGCTGCTGCTCGCCGCCGTCGACGCCGGGCTGGGGGCCCTGTTCTTCGGCATCTTCGGGGGCGAGGCGGAGCTGCTGCAGGCCTTCGGTGTGCCGGCGGAGTACCGGCCGATCGGCACCGTCGCCATCGGCCACCCCGCCGAGGGCGGCCCGACCGGCTCATCCGCCACGCGCCGGCGCCGCCCCTTCGACGAGGTCGTCCACCGCGGCGGTTGGTGA